Proteins encoded by one window of Nasonia vitripennis strain AsymCx chromosome 5, Nvit_psr_1.1, whole genome shotgun sequence:
- the LOC100117462 gene encoding inositol polyphosphate-5-phosphatase A isoform X2 produces MSSEELRLFDKVRVFLDEDFSSAEHFTALGNLYFAHETLKDVLLWDFKEGNFVPVNGREVHSGNIEAVTTKEKAKFPQDFFPECKWSRKGFLRTRWSVGGTVFDLINIHLFHDASNFVAMETFPSVYSKTRRRALEHTLDRFHNDHYPNAPYFLFGDFNFRTDTAGVIKKLTADTTESKQSNKGSLSKLQFRNESDDLILTLGKKEFSHHEHQQVFVENSGQWLREYDKEMGDFEGRLFEFPIGFVPSYPFEEDVKEGTNYMQTRVPAWCDRVLLSPTAKSLVEDISSPEAIEYGIIGPTTCMGDHKPVYLRLNLARDAAIATTSSSAMIDPWESVEAHEESQRMLEFAEQLSKTEICEDGVEAENGSITRYIHIKHADSTVKIFRETTV; encoded by the exons ATGTCCTCGGAGGAACTGCGGCTTTTCGACAAGGTCAGAGTCTTCCTGGACGAGGATTTCTCCTCGGCGGAACATTTCACG GCACTTGGGAATTTGTATTTCGCTCACGAAACTTTAAAGGATGTGCTGCTCTGGGATTTTAAAG AAGGAAATTTCGTGCCGGTGAACGGTCGCGAGGTCCACTCGGGCAACATCGAGGCCGTAACGACCAAAGAGAAGGCCAAATTCCCCCAGGACTTCTTCCCCGAGTGCAAGTGGTCGAGGAAAGGATTCCTCAGGACTAGGTGGAGCGTAGGCGGCACAGTATTTGATCTCATTAACATACACTTATTCCACGATGCCAGTAATTTCGTTGCCATGGAAACG TTCCCATCGGTGTACAGTAAAACGCGCCGGAGAGCACTGGAGCACACTTTAGACAGGTTTCACAACGACCATTACCCGAACGCGCCCTACTTCCTTTTCGGGGACTTTAACTTCAGGACGGACACGGCCGGTGTCATTAAG AAACTAACGGCGGACACGACCGAGAGCAAGCAGTCGAACAAGGGAAGCCTCTCGAAGCTTCAGTTCCGGAACGAGAGCGACGATCTCATTCTGACCCTCGGCAAGAAGGAGTTTTCTCACCACGAGCACCAGCAGGTCTTCGTCGAGAACAGCGGCCAGTGG CTGCGGGAGTACGACAAGGAGATGGGTGACTTCGAGGGTCGACTGTTCGAGTTCCCGATCGGGTTCGTGCCGAGCTATCCCTTCGAGGAGGACGTCAAGGAGGGAACGAACTACATGCAGACTCGAGTGCCCGCATGGTGCGATCGGGTCTTGCTGAGTCCCACCGCAAAGTCGCTAGTCGAAGAC ATATCATCGCCCGAAGCCATAGAGTACGGTATCATCGGACCGACTACCTGCATGGGTGATCACAAG CCGGTCTACCTGAGGCTTAATCTCGCCCGTGACGCAG CAATAGCAACGACATCGTCTTCGGCAATGATCGACCCGTGGGAGTCAGTGGAGGCACACGAGGAGAGCCAAAGGATGTTGGAATTCGCGGAGCAGCTGTCCAAGACGGAGATCTGCGAGGACGGCGTCGAGGCCGAGAACGGCAGCATCACCCGCTACATCCACATCAAACACGCCGACTCCACCGTCAAGATCTTCCGCGAGACGACTGTCTGA
- the LOC100117462 gene encoding inositol polyphosphate-5-phosphatase A isoform X3, whose amino-acid sequence MSSDGVPFLLITANVGSIFEEPSVMLKIWTEEFLSTISRLDPKFIALHCQEVGGKNYAESMRHVEDFVRLLMSSEELRLFDKVRVFLDEDFSSAEHFTALGNLYFAHETLKDVLLWDFKEGNFVPVNGREVHSGNIEAVTTKEKAKFPQDFFPECKWSRKGFLRTRWSVGGTVFDLINIHLFHDASNFVAMETFPSVYSKTRRRALEHTLDRFHNDHYPNAPYFLFGDFNFRTDTAGVIKKLTADTTESKQSNKGSLSKLQFRNESDDLILTLGKKEFSHHEHQQVFVENSGQWLREYDKEMGDFEGRLFEFPIGFVPSYPFEEDVKEGTNYMQTRVPAWCDRVLLSPTAKSLVEDISSPEAIEYGIIGPTTCMGDHKPVFLQFRMNI is encoded by the exons ATGTCATCAGATGGCGTTCCCTTTCTGCTCATCACCGCCAACGTCGGCAGCATCTTCGAGGAG CCGAGTGTCATGCTGAAAATATGGACGGAAGAGTTCTTATCG ACCATATCGCGCCTCGATCCGAAGTTCATCGCCCTACATTGCCAGGAGGTAGGAGGAAAAAATTATGCCGAGAGTATGAGGCACGTCGAGGACTTCGTGAG ACTGCTGATGTCCTCGGAGGAACTGCGGCTTTTCGACAAGGTCAGAGTCTTCCTGGACGAGGATTTCTCCTCGGCGGAACATTTCACG GCACTTGGGAATTTGTATTTCGCTCACGAAACTTTAAAGGATGTGCTGCTCTGGGATTTTAAAG AAGGAAATTTCGTGCCGGTGAACGGTCGCGAGGTCCACTCGGGCAACATCGAGGCCGTAACGACCAAAGAGAAGGCCAAATTCCCCCAGGACTTCTTCCCCGAGTGCAAGTGGTCGAGGAAAGGATTCCTCAGGACTAGGTGGAGCGTAGGCGGCACAGTATTTGATCTCATTAACATACACTTATTCCACGATGCCAGTAATTTCGTTGCCATGGAAACG TTCCCATCGGTGTACAGTAAAACGCGCCGGAGAGCACTGGAGCACACTTTAGACAGGTTTCACAACGACCATTACCCGAACGCGCCCTACTTCCTTTTCGGGGACTTTAACTTCAGGACGGACACGGCCGGTGTCATTAAG AAACTAACGGCGGACACGACCGAGAGCAAGCAGTCGAACAAGGGAAGCCTCTCGAAGCTTCAGTTCCGGAACGAGAGCGACGATCTCATTCTGACCCTCGGCAAGAAGGAGTTTTCTCACCACGAGCACCAGCAGGTCTTCGTCGAGAACAGCGGCCAGTGG CTGCGGGAGTACGACAAGGAGATGGGTGACTTCGAGGGTCGACTGTTCGAGTTCCCGATCGGGTTCGTGCCGAGCTATCCCTTCGAGGAGGACGTCAAGGAGGGAACGAACTACATGCAGACTCGAGTGCCCGCATGGTGCGATCGGGTCTTGCTGAGTCCCACCGCAAAGTCGCTAGTCGAAGAC ATATCATCGCCCGAAGCCATAGAGTACGGTATCATCGGACCGACTACCTGCATGGGTGATCACAAG CCTGTTTTTCTGCAGTTTCGAATGAATATCTAA
- the LOC116417567 gene encoding uncharacterized protein LOC116417567, translating to MDSPSPNAIASAPETSVDVPLPARSALPHQEAGNNNKLPERAVSPALLKSRLELIAKNRRKDGSASNSNSDVEEDAEEQWAGRKSRSNSDVSWQRSHLLTRAWLQGKGQQAYHSFSSSLHRTEAKQPGLASIIYQQQQQQQQGINNELVIPRIAIINASNFESNASSVHLYGEEAKKEQYLDTWYTSTRTRSLSEAGSSQGRSATVEEEKEEEQAEKEVASEEKVADSKNTTRSNSIQSQEANVSLKLKAYNKVTERCKKNIVGKKSRCEKCCVIS from the coding sequence ATGGACAGTCCGAGTCCCAACGCGATAGCCAGCGCCCCGGAGACGAGCGTCGACGTGCCGCTACCCGCGAGATCGGCCCTACCGCATCAGGAGGCCGGCAACAACAACAAGCTGCCCGAGCGAGCCGTCTCCCCGGCGCTGCTCAAGTCCAGGCTCGAGCTCATCGCGAAGAACCGACGCAAGGACGGCTCCGCCTCGAACTCCAACTCCGACGTCGAGGAGGACGCCGAGGAGCAGTGGGCCGGCAGGAAGAGCAGGAGCAACAGCGACGTCTCCTGGCAGCGATCGCACCTGCTCACGCGCGCCTGGCTCCAGGGCAAGGGCCAGCAGGCCTACCACTCGTTCTCCAGCAGTCTGCACAGGACCGAGGCCAAGCAGCCCGGGTTGGCTTCTATAAtctaccagcagcagcagcagcagcagcagggcaTCAACAACGAGCTGGTCATCCCGAGGATAGCCATCATCAACGCCAGCAACTTCGAGAGCAACGCCAGCTCGGTGCACCTCTACGGCGAGGAGGCGAAGAAGGAGCAGTACCTGGACACCTGGTACACCAGCACCAGGACCAGGAGCCTCAGCGAGGCCGGCTCCAGTCAGGGCAGGTCGGCCACCGtcgaggaggagaaggaggaggagcaaGCCGAGAAAGAGGTCGCGAGCGAGGAGAAGGTCGCCGACTCCAAGAACACCACCAGGAGCAACTCCATCCAGAGCCAGGAGGCGAACGTCAGCCTGAAACTCAAGGCCTACAACAAGGTCACCGAGAGGTGCAAGAAGAACATCGTCGGCAAGAAGAGCCGCTGCGAGAAGTGCTGCGTTATCTCTTGA
- the LOC100117462 gene encoding inositol polyphosphate-5-phosphatase A isoform X1, producing MSSDGVPFLLITANVGSIFEEPSVMLKIWTEEFLSTISRLDPKFIALHCQEVGGKNYAESMRHVEDFVRLLMSSEELRLFDKVRVFLDEDFSSAEHFTALGNLYFAHETLKDVLLWDFKEGNFVPVNGREVHSGNIEAVTTKEKAKFPQDFFPECKWSRKGFLRTRWSVGGTVFDLINIHLFHDASNFVAMETFPSVYSKTRRRALEHTLDRFHNDHYPNAPYFLFGDFNFRTDTAGVIKKLTADTTESKQSNKGSLSKLQFRNESDDLILTLGKKEFSHHEHQQVFVENSGQWLREYDKEMGDFEGRLFEFPIGFVPSYPFEEDVKEGTNYMQTRVPAWCDRVLLSPTAKSLVEDISSPEAIEYGIIGPTTCMGDHKPVYLRLNLARDAAIATTSSSAMIDPWESVEAHEESQRMLEFAEQLSKTEICEDGVEAENGSITRYIHIKHADSTVKIFRETTV from the exons ATGTCATCAGATGGCGTTCCCTTTCTGCTCATCACCGCCAACGTCGGCAGCATCTTCGAGGAG CCGAGTGTCATGCTGAAAATATGGACGGAAGAGTTCTTATCG ACCATATCGCGCCTCGATCCGAAGTTCATCGCCCTACATTGCCAGGAGGTAGGAGGAAAAAATTATGCCGAGAGTATGAGGCACGTCGAGGACTTCGTGAG ACTGCTGATGTCCTCGGAGGAACTGCGGCTTTTCGACAAGGTCAGAGTCTTCCTGGACGAGGATTTCTCCTCGGCGGAACATTTCACG GCACTTGGGAATTTGTATTTCGCTCACGAAACTTTAAAGGATGTGCTGCTCTGGGATTTTAAAG AAGGAAATTTCGTGCCGGTGAACGGTCGCGAGGTCCACTCGGGCAACATCGAGGCCGTAACGACCAAAGAGAAGGCCAAATTCCCCCAGGACTTCTTCCCCGAGTGCAAGTGGTCGAGGAAAGGATTCCTCAGGACTAGGTGGAGCGTAGGCGGCACAGTATTTGATCTCATTAACATACACTTATTCCACGATGCCAGTAATTTCGTTGCCATGGAAACG TTCCCATCGGTGTACAGTAAAACGCGCCGGAGAGCACTGGAGCACACTTTAGACAGGTTTCACAACGACCATTACCCGAACGCGCCCTACTTCCTTTTCGGGGACTTTAACTTCAGGACGGACACGGCCGGTGTCATTAAG AAACTAACGGCGGACACGACCGAGAGCAAGCAGTCGAACAAGGGAAGCCTCTCGAAGCTTCAGTTCCGGAACGAGAGCGACGATCTCATTCTGACCCTCGGCAAGAAGGAGTTTTCTCACCACGAGCACCAGCAGGTCTTCGTCGAGAACAGCGGCCAGTGG CTGCGGGAGTACGACAAGGAGATGGGTGACTTCGAGGGTCGACTGTTCGAGTTCCCGATCGGGTTCGTGCCGAGCTATCCCTTCGAGGAGGACGTCAAGGAGGGAACGAACTACATGCAGACTCGAGTGCCCGCATGGTGCGATCGGGTCTTGCTGAGTCCCACCGCAAAGTCGCTAGTCGAAGAC ATATCATCGCCCGAAGCCATAGAGTACGGTATCATCGGACCGACTACCTGCATGGGTGATCACAAG CCGGTCTACCTGAGGCTTAATCTCGCCCGTGACGCAG CAATAGCAACGACATCGTCTTCGGCAATGATCGACCCGTGGGAGTCAGTGGAGGCACACGAGGAGAGCCAAAGGATGTTGGAATTCGCGGAGCAGCTGTCCAAGACGGAGATCTGCGAGGACGGCGTCGAGGCCGAGAACGGCAGCATCACCCGCTACATCCACATCAAACACGCCGACTCCACCGTCAAGATCTTCCGCGAGACGACTGTCTGA
- the LOC100117462 gene encoding inositol polyphosphate-5-phosphatase A isoform X4 — translation MSSDGVPFLLITANVGSIFEEPSVMLKIWTEEFLSTISRLDPKFIALHCQEVGGKNYAESMRHVEDFVRLLMSSEELRLFDKVRVFLDEDFSSAEHFTALGNLYFAHETLKDVLLWDFKEGNFVPVNGREVHSGNIEAVTTKEKAKFPQDFFPECKWSRKGFLRTRWSVGGTVFDLINIHLFHDASNFVAMETFPSVYSKTRRRALEHTLDRFHNDHYPNAPYFLFGDFNFRTDTAGVIKKLTADTTESKQSNKGSLSKLQFRNESDDLILTLGKKEFSHHEHQQVFVENSGQWLREYDKEMGDFEGRLFEFPIGFVPSYPFEEDVKEGTNYMQTRVPAWCDRVLLSPTAKSLVEDISSPEAIEYGIIGPTTCMGDHKQ, via the exons ATGTCATCAGATGGCGTTCCCTTTCTGCTCATCACCGCCAACGTCGGCAGCATCTTCGAGGAG CCGAGTGTCATGCTGAAAATATGGACGGAAGAGTTCTTATCG ACCATATCGCGCCTCGATCCGAAGTTCATCGCCCTACATTGCCAGGAGGTAGGAGGAAAAAATTATGCCGAGAGTATGAGGCACGTCGAGGACTTCGTGAG ACTGCTGATGTCCTCGGAGGAACTGCGGCTTTTCGACAAGGTCAGAGTCTTCCTGGACGAGGATTTCTCCTCGGCGGAACATTTCACG GCACTTGGGAATTTGTATTTCGCTCACGAAACTTTAAAGGATGTGCTGCTCTGGGATTTTAAAG AAGGAAATTTCGTGCCGGTGAACGGTCGCGAGGTCCACTCGGGCAACATCGAGGCCGTAACGACCAAAGAGAAGGCCAAATTCCCCCAGGACTTCTTCCCCGAGTGCAAGTGGTCGAGGAAAGGATTCCTCAGGACTAGGTGGAGCGTAGGCGGCACAGTATTTGATCTCATTAACATACACTTATTCCACGATGCCAGTAATTTCGTTGCCATGGAAACG TTCCCATCGGTGTACAGTAAAACGCGCCGGAGAGCACTGGAGCACACTTTAGACAGGTTTCACAACGACCATTACCCGAACGCGCCCTACTTCCTTTTCGGGGACTTTAACTTCAGGACGGACACGGCCGGTGTCATTAAG AAACTAACGGCGGACACGACCGAGAGCAAGCAGTCGAACAAGGGAAGCCTCTCGAAGCTTCAGTTCCGGAACGAGAGCGACGATCTCATTCTGACCCTCGGCAAGAAGGAGTTTTCTCACCACGAGCACCAGCAGGTCTTCGTCGAGAACAGCGGCCAGTGG CTGCGGGAGTACGACAAGGAGATGGGTGACTTCGAGGGTCGACTGTTCGAGTTCCCGATCGGGTTCGTGCCGAGCTATCCCTTCGAGGAGGACGTCAAGGAGGGAACGAACTACATGCAGACTCGAGTGCCCGCATGGTGCGATCGGGTCTTGCTGAGTCCCACCGCAAAGTCGCTAGTCGAAGAC ATATCATCGCCCGAAGCCATAGAGTACGGTATCATCGGACCGACTACCTGCATGGGTGATCACAAG CAATAG